The DNA window GCGATCCCTTCGACGGTGAGGACAGGATCATCCTCGGCGATCCGCACGACGATCTGCCCGGTACGTTCACCGGCACCGGCCTCGTCGCGGTCGCGTTTACCGGAGGGCGGGTCCTCGGGGGACGGCTCATCATCGAGGGCTGCGACGTCATCGTCCAGAACGGTGTCACGCATGAGAATCTGAAGCAGACGAGCTTCAACACCATGATCGTGCACGAGCTCGGCCACTCCCTCGGATTCCGTCACTCGAATACCGATCGCTTCGGCGACCCGCCCTGCGAGACCGGAGCTCCCTGCAGCAACATCGCCCTGATGACCTCGCTGCTACTCGGAAGCCTGAACGGAGTGCTCCAGGCGTGGGATCTCGATGCACTCGGCAACAATTACGCGCATTCAGGCATCGTTCATCCCGAGTACCTCATGTATCGGACGGAAGGGGACGGAACCTACCTGATGCATCGGGAAAATCCCGAGGCTGTCTGGCTCGTCGCCGCCTGCAATTCACCCGAGGTGGCGAAGCCCTCTTCGAGCTCGCTGCGCCTGACTCCCGGAGACTCCGCGACGCTCGCGGTGGAGGAACGTGCCGGCGAATCAGTCGTCTGGCTCGCATCCACAGCGAATGAGAGCGAGCTCGAAGAGATCGGCCACGGCGCACGGGTCATCGTGACGCCCTCAGTGACGACGACATACACCGCGCATGTTTCGAACGGGTGCGGAGCAACCGAGAGCGAGAGCCTGACGATCGAGGTGGCTTCGCGGTGGAGACCCGTGAATCGCCGCTGAACGGCTTGTCGATCCGTTCGGCGCGGCGCGGGAACGCGAATTCGACATCTGACGCCCCTCCGGGGCTCTTCAATTTTCTCGTGCACCGTGGCCCGGGGTTCCGCGGCTTCGCCGCTCCACCCCGCGCTACTTTCTGACCGCCCCTCCGGGGCTGGAGGCATGGCCGTGAGTCAACATGAACAGCGTCTCGAGGGTTGATTCACGATCCCCCGCCCAGATTCTTCGCCCGTGCTTTCGGCCGGGCTCAGAATGACGTGGCGCTGCTCTCGCCGCATACCAACACTCGTCATCCTGAGCCGCCGGAGGACGGCGAAGGATCTGGGAGAAGGTCGTGAAGCAACGGGACCATCGTCTCGAGCGTTGACTCACGATCCCCCCCGGATTCTTCACCCGTGCTGCGCCGGGCTCAGAATGACTCGGGTCATAACTGGCAACCGGCAACCGGCAACTGACAACCGTCTTCCCCGGCGAGGAAGTTGCACCGGGCTCGGGAGATTCGAGCGAGTCACGCGAACCCTCCATGACCAACTATCTGATCAGACGGCTTCTGCAGATCCTTCCGATCACTCTGGGTATCGTCACGCTCATCTTCCTCCTGATCCATCTCATTCCGGGCGATCCCGCAATCCAGATCGCCGGCGATGGGGCCAATCCGGCGCAGGTCGCCCAGGTGCGTGAACGGCTCGGACTCAACAAACCTCTCCTCCAGCAATACCTCGACTTCGTCGGGGGACTCGTCAAAGCGGATCTCGGGAGGTCGTTCGTCACCAACGAGCCGGTCACCGAGGAGATCGTGGATCGCTATCCGGCGACGATCGAGCTGGCGCTCGGCAGCATGCTGATCGCGCTTCTCGTCGCGTTTCCGCTCGGGATGCTCTCGGGCATCAAGCGCAACTCGATTTTCGATAACGTCGCACGCGTGTTCGCTCTGATCGGCGTCTCAATGCCCAACTTCTGGCTCGGTCCTCTGCTCATCATGATCTTCGCCGTCTACCTCGGCTGGCTTCCCGTCTCCGGAAGAGACGGCATCGAGAACATGATCCTCCCGTCCCTGACGATGGGTCTTTCTCTCTCCGCCATCCTCACCCGGATGATCCGGATCAGCATTTCCGAGGAGCTCGGCCAGCTCTACGTACTGACGGCTCTGGCGAAGGGAGTGAGCCGGACCAAAGCGATCTTCAAGCACGCGCTCCGCAACGCGCTGATTCCGGTCGTTACGATCGTCGGCCTCCAGTTCGGCGCGCTGCTGACCGGAGCGATCATCACCGAGCAGATCTTCGCCTACCCGGGCCTGGGCCGATTGCTGATCCAGTCGATCACGAGCCGTGACTATCCGATGGTGCAGGGGGTGATTCTCGTCATCGCGCTGACCTACATCGTGGTCAATCTCATCACCGATCTCTTTTACGCCTTCATCGACCCGAGGATCTCGTACGAATGAGAATGCGAAGGATCAGGGAGGCGTTCCGCAACAACTTCGCGCTCAAAGTCGGCGTGGCCGCGACCCTGCTGGTCATTCTGATGGCACTGCTGGCGCCGGTAGTCGCTCCGCACCATCCCTCGATGCAATACGACGGGGCAATTCTCGAGAAACCATCCGGCGAGTATCTGCTCGGAACCGACGAGCTCGGGCGCGATGTTCTCTCGAGGATTCTCTACGGAGCACGAGTCTCCCTCCGGGTCGGCTTCAGCGTCGTCCTGATCGCATCGAGCATCGGCATTCTCCTCGGTGCGATGTCGGGGTACTTTGGAGGGATTCTCGACACGATCATCATGCGGATCAGCGACATCCTTCTCGCGTTCCCGGGGATTCTTCTGGCGATCGCGCTCGTGGCCGTCCTCGGGCCGAGCCTCAACAACGTCGTTTTCGCTCTTTCGATCGTCGGATGGGTCGGTTATGCGCGGCTCGTGCGCGGGCAGGTGCTGAAGGTCCGTGAAATGGAGTTCGTCACGGCCGCGGAAGCGCTCGGCGCGCGATCACCTCGTGTCATTCTGTGGCATGTCCTGCCGAACGTCATCAACCCGGTGATCGTCATGGCGACGCTCGGTCTGGCCGGCGCGATCCTCGCCGAGGCGGCGCTGTCGTTTCTCGGGCTGGGGGTCCAGCCGCCGACGCCGTCGTGGGGATCGATGCTCGATTCCGGCCGCCAGTACATCGGCGCTGCCAACCATCTGACGATCTTCCCCGGCGTCGCGATCATGATCGCCGTCATGGGGCTGAACTTCCTCGGAGACGGAATGATCGACGCCTTCGATCCGAAGTACCGGAAAACCGTCAAGGAGTAGCAGGCGACGCCCTGGAGGGTCGCCTGCGGTCTGTCGCCCGCTGAAGCGGGCTCCATTGAGGGGCCCCGCGTTTCTGTCCCCCGGCTGAAGCCGGGGGCTAGGTTCTGTCGCCGCCTTCGGCGGCTTAGTCGCTTCGTTCGAATTCAGCGAGTCCGAGGCGCTCCCTCCGTCGTGTTTGATTCTGTCGCCCGCTGAAGCGCGGGCTTGTAAATAATTCATCCTGGAAGCTTTGAGTTCGCGTGATGTCCGGCTTTCAGCCCGCTTCAGCGGGCGGCAGAACGCCGAACATTCGAAAAAAGCGGCAAGACTCGCGGGCTCACCATCTCCGGCAGCCCGCGCCAGCGGGCGACAGACCTTAGCCCCCGGCTTCAGCCGGGGGACAGAGTCGGATTTCTATAAATGTCGAGCCCGCTTCAGCGAGCGACAGAATCGAACAGCCGGGTTAACATCCGCCACCAGCATGCGCGCACTCGTATCAGGAGCGCTTCATCGCGCTCGACAGGGAGCCGGCCGCGCCCGGGCGATCTTCCGGGAGCTCGTCCGCATCGCGCGTGTCGTCGCGAGAATCCTCTCGCAGCTCGCGACCACAGCCTGGCGGACAGTGTCCAGTCGATGGCGCCGCCGTCCCGAACCTCCTTTCCGGATCGGCGTCGACGTCAGTCCCTACTACGAACCGCTGACCGGGGTCGGCTGGTACCTGCACGAAATCCTCACCGAGCTCTCGGCTCGCCCCGACGTCGACATCATCGCCTACGGCGAAGCCGCCGTGACGGACGGATCTCCCGGCCTGCAGGTCGAGCTGCCCACCGGAATCCCGCTTCATCAGTTCGATCTGCGCGGAATGCAGCTCCCATGGCTCGCCGGAAGAATAGCCGCCGCTTCGCAGCGGCTTCTCGTCTACGCGGACGGTTGCGACGTTCTGTGGGGTCCGAACTACTTTCTACCGCGGCGGCTCGAACGAAGCGGCAAGCCGGAAGTGTTCACGATTCACGATCTGACGTGGAAGCGATTCCCTGAGCTTCTGCAGAAAGAGACACTCGAAGCGCTCGAGAAGAAAATGCAGCGGACGATTCACGACGCGGCTGCGCTCATCACGGTGTCGGAGGCGACGAGACACGATGTGCTCGAGAATTTCGACCTCGCTCCATCTAGGGCGCATACGGTCCTTTCCGGCATCCGGCGATTCGATTCGTCACCGGATACTTCTCGCACGCAACGCCCCTACATCCTCTTCGTCAGCACGATCGAGCCCCGAAAGAACCTCGACGTCCTGATCGACGCGTACGAGCTGCTTCGATCGCGCGGCGAATACCAGGGTCGTCTCCTCGTCGCCGGTCGCGTCGGCTGGAAGAGCGAAGAAACGATTCGAAGGCTCCGGACGAGCCGCTGGTCAGCCGACATCACCCACCTCGATTACGTCACCCGCCCTGAGCTCGCCAGACTCTACTCGGGTGCCGACGTCTTCGTTCTGCCTTCGCGTTACGAGGGTTTCGGGCTTCCGATTCTCGAGGCCATGTCTTTCGACACGCCCGTGATCTGCGCGGACGTCTCGTCGATGCCGGAAGTCGGCGGCGATGCCGTTCTCTATTTTCAGCCTGACGACGCCGCTGAGCTCGCCCGGCGGATCCGGGAGATCGTGGACGATCCCCCCCTCCGCGCCGTACTCGTCGAGCGGGGGCGAAAGCGTGTGGCCGAGCTCACCTGGACGCGCGCGGCCGAGGAGACTCTGCGGGTGATGAAGAAAGCGGCGAGCAGATGAGCCGCGATCCGCGACTCATCGTCGACGGACGGCCGCTGGTCGGGAACCGGACCGGCATCGGCGTCCACGTCGCCGAGGTCCTGGCGCGGCTCGGGTTCGATCCGGCGCCGGTCGTCGCGGCACACGCGCCGATCGAGAATCTCTCGCGCCTCGAAGGCGTCGAGCTCCGCGTCGACCGATCACTCAACGGAATCACCTGGCAGCAGTTCCGCCTCCCCTCGGTCGCCAGGCGAGTCGGAGCCGGCGTCCTCTGGGGCCCTCACGGTACGATTCCATGGACGATCCGGATACCCGCCGTCGTCACGATTCACGACCTGACCTCGATCATGATGCCGCGCCTTCACTCGCTCAGGACAATTTTCTCGTTCAATCTCTTCATCGGACGAAGCCTGTCGATCGCGACGAAGATCGTCGCGGTGTCGCGGCATACCGCTGAAATGGTCGAGCGGGGCTTCGATGTCCCTCGCGCAAAGATCGAGATCGTTCCGAACGCAGCGTCGTCCTTCTTTTCTCCGGGACCGGCTGACGAGCTCCCCGTGGGGCTCGACCCCGGCTCCTACATCCTCTTCGCCGGAACGGTCGAGCCGCGGAAGGGTGTCGCCGATCTGCTCGACGCCTGGGAAGCGCTGAGCCGGCCACGTCCCCGTCTGGTCGTCGCCGGTGGACGCGGCTGGAAGCTCGATGCGCTCGAGCAGCGGATCGAATCGCTGGGGCCCGAGGTCGTTCGGACAGGACGCGTCACGGACGCGGCGCTCCGAAGCCTCTACAGAGGCGCGCTGGTCACAGTGTATCCCTCCCACTACGAAGGATTCGGGATCCCGGTGCTCGAGGCGATGCAGTGCGGCTCCCCGGTCATCACGACGACTGGCGGCGCTCTCCCCGACGTTGCCGGGGAGGCCGCGATCCTCGTCGAGCCCGGCCGGCCGGCGGAGCTGCTGAGCGCGATCCGTCGAGTCCTCGAGAGCCAGGATCTTCGGCATGATCTCGCCGCACGCGGACAGGAGCGATCCCGCCATTTTTCCTGGGACGCGAGCGCCGAATCCTACGCGACGATCTTTCGGGAAGCCGCACGGAGCAGAGGCTGATGGCGCGGATCGCGATCGACTGCCGCAAGATCGGCGACTTCGGGATCGGGGTCTGGATCAGATCGCTCCTCACGGGACTCGTGGAGATCGATTCTCCTCACCAGTTCCTCGTCCTCGGTCCCCATCATCTGAAAGACGACGTTCCCGGAGATTCGCGATTCGTCCACGTCCCGCTGGAGAGTCCTCACTATTCATTCCGTGAGCTCGTCGTCGTCGGGAGAACCGCGGAGAAGCACGGGGCCGGTCTCCTCCACTCGCCTCACTACGTCGTGCCGATGACACGTCTTCCCGTCGTCACGACGGTGCACGACCTGATTCATCTGCGCGTTCCCGGCCTCTCCATCCACGCCCGGACGTACGCTCGAGTCATGTTGCGCCGTGCGGTCCTCTCCTCGGAGAGGGTCCTCGTCCCGACCGAAGCCGTTGCGAACGAGATCGTCCGGCGCTGGCCGAAAGCGAGGAAACCGATCGTCACGGGATGCGGAATCGATCCCCTTCTCGAACGGACGGAAGCGGGTGAGCGGATTCCGGGTCTCCAGCCCCGCCGATACTTCCTCTATGTCGGCAACGACAAGCCCCACAAGAACGTACAGCGGCTGGTGGAGGCGTTCCGCCCGATTCACCGGCGCCATCCCGAGACTCTCCTCGTACTTGTCGGCGGCGACTTCAGGAGATTCGATGATCCCGGAATCGTTCATCCCGGTTTCGTCACACCCGGAACGCTTCGAACTCTCTACGAACAGGCGCTCGCGGTCGTTCAGCCTTCGCTGTTCGAAGGATTCGGACTTCCCGTTCTCGAGGCGATGTGGTTCGGGACGCCGGTCGCGATCGCCTCGATTCCTCCTCTTCTCGAGGTAGCCGGCGACGCAGGGCTGACGTTCGATCCCGAATCGGTCCGATCGATCGAGGACACCCTCGCGCAGCTCGTGAACTCTTCCGATCTGCGGCGCCACATGGCAGAGGCGTCGCGAAGCCAGGCCGCTCGCTACACCAGAGCTGGCCAGGCGTCGAAGGTCTCGGAAGCGTGGGGCGAGGTGCTTTCATAGGGATGTCGGGGTAGGGGCCGGGATTCTGTCGCCCGCTGAAGCGGGCTCGACGTTTGAGGGTGCCACGCGTTCCTGTCCCCCGGCTGAAGCCGGGGGCTATGATCTGGCGCCGCCTTTCGGCGGCTCCGTCAGCTGCGTCCGATTCGGAGCGCGTCGGAAACGATCAGCCGGTGTGTTCGATTCTGTCGCCCGCGCCGCGCTCGCGAAACCGCCCGATGAACGAGAGTCTTTGCTGGCCCGCGGTCCGCGGCGACAGAACGTCGACCGCTCTCAAAGATCTTGAATCTCGCGAAGATCTCCACTTCGCATCAGCCCGCTCCGCGGGCGAGAGAACTTAGACCCCGGCTTCAGCCAGGGGTTGGGAGAGCCGCCGCAGAGAATGTCGAGCCCGCTTCAGCGGGCGACAGATTCTCGCTATTTACGTGGATCGCGATCCGAGGTAATGTCTGGAGTGTCCACAGCACCCGCGCGATTTGTCCGGCGACAAATCATGAAACATAGTTACAGCGCGATCTTTCATCACATCGTTTTTTCGACACGACAACGCCAAGCTGCGCTCGACTCCGAGCTCGAGCTACGCCTCTTCCCCTATCTCGGGGGCATCTGCCGGGGGCTCGACGCAAGGTTACTCGCCGTCAATGGAGGATGCGACCACCTTCATTTGCTCGTTCTTCTACCGGCAACCCTGGCGACGGCAGAGTTCGTCGGGAAGCTGAAGGGAAACTCCTCGAGATGGCTCCGCGGCATTCGCGGAAGTCTGTGGCCCGGCTGGCAGCGCGGATTCGCTGCGTTCAGTGTCAGCCGGTCTTGCATTGCGAATGTCGAACGCTATATTCGGCAGCAAAAGGAACATCACAAGAAGAAGACGTTCGAAGAAGAGTTGATCGCTCTGCTCGAGGCACACGGCGTCAAATTCGACTCATAATTCCTGGAATCGGATTCTGTCGCCCGCTGAAGCGGGCTTACATTTGAGGGTGCCACGCGTTCCTGTCCTCCGGCTGAAGCCGGGGGCTATGGTCTGGCGCCGCCTTTCGGCGGCTCCGTCAGCTGCGTCAATTCGAGCGCGCCTGACGATCAGCCGTTCGTGTTCCATTGCTCGTCCTCGTATCCACGCACTTTCCACCTCCTCGAGACGACATCTCATGAATAATCCGAGTTAAGTTCCAAGTTCGGACCCGACCCCGTACCGGTTCAGAAAAGTCGTGACTGGCGGGAAGCGCGGCTCTCCGGATAGCCGAGATGGCGCACGGCGTCGCCCGAAACGACGCGCCCTCGCGGACCCCGGTGGAGGAAGCCGATCTGGATCAGATAGGGCTCGTAGAGGTCCTCGATCGTTCCCTTGTCCTCGGAGATGGACGACGCCAGCGCGCTCAGGCCGACCGGTCCGCCGTCGAATCGTTCGATGATCGTGAGCAGAATCTTCCGGTCTATCTCGTCGAGCCCGAAATCGTCGACTTCGAGCATCTGGAGCGCCTCGCGCGTCCCCTCCAGATCGATCGCTCCCTCGTGACGCACCTCGGCGAAGTCCCTCACGCGGCGCAACAGGCGGTTCGCGATTCTCGGAGTGCCCCGGGAACGTTTCGCGATCTCGTTTGCTGCTTCGCGCGTGATCGAGATTCCGAGAATCTCGGCGGAGCGCTCGACGATGATCCTGAGTGAGTCCATGTCGTAGAAGTCGAGTCGATGAACGATTCCGAACCGGGAGCGAAGCGGAGCGCTCAGCAGCCCGGCGCGGGTCGTCGCTCCGATCAGCGTGAACGGCGGGATCTCGACGCTGATCGTTCGGGCCGCGGGGCCCTGACCGATCACCAGATCGAGCTTGAAGTCTTCCATCGCCGAGTAGAGGATCTCCTCGACCTGAGGTTGAAGCCGGTGGATCTCGTCGATGAAGAGAGCGTCGTTGGGCTCGAGGTTGGTGAGGATCGCGGCGAGATCTCCGGAGCGCTCGATCACGGGCCCCGAAGTGGCGCGGATCCCGGCGTTCATCTCGTTCGCGATGATGTGAGCCAATGTCGTTTTTCCGAGCCCGGGCGGTCCGAAAAGAAGGACGTGATCGATCGGCTCCCCCCGGCGTCGCGCCGCTTCCACCGAGATCTGGAGATTTTCCTTCACCTTTTTCTGACCGATGTACTCGGAGAGCTGCCGCGGGCGAAGCGACAGCTCGACGGTCAGGTCGTCGGGCTCCGGGATGGATGAAAGGATTCTGGATTCGTTATCAGTCATCGGATGTCGCCGTGGCTGGTGCCACCTCATCGGCCGACTGTGCCGATGTCTGTTCGCAGGGGAGCCGGATCGTGACGGTGGTTCCCGAGGCCTCTGCCGGCTCGACGACGATCGAACCGCCGTGCTCCTGAACGATGCGATACGAGATGGCCATTCCTAGGCCGGTTCCCGAAGCCCGGGAGGTGTGAAACGGACTGAACATTCGGTCTCGCTGCTCCTGTGACATGCCGACTCCCTCATCGCTGAATGCGACGCAGTAGCGGGTTTGCTCCCGCCAGCCGCGGACCAGAAGCCGCCCGCCCGAGGGCATTGCCTGAATCGCGTTTCGCGCGAGATTCCAGAAGACCTGCCGGATCTGATTCGGATCCGCTTCGACCGTGGCGAGCGGGCCTTCGATTCTCAGCTCGATGCGGTGACTCTCGCTCAACTCGGGCGAGTTTTTCAGGAGATCGAGGGTTTCTTCCAACCCGCTTGCGATATCGAATGATTCGAAAGTCGGCTGCATCGGACGGACGAACTTGAGAAAGTCACCGATTGTCCGGTCGAGACGCTCGGATTCCTGCAGAACGATCGAGAGAAGCCGTCGCTCCGACTCGCTCAGATTCGATCCCTTGCCGAGAACCTGGGCCGATCCCGCGATGGCGGCGAGCGGATTGCGGATCTCGTGGGCGATGCCTGCTGACAGCTCGCCGACCGCGGCCATTCTGTCGCGAAGCTGCAGTTGCCGCTCGAGCCTTTTTCGTTCGGTCAGATCCTGAAAGATGATCGTGATTCCGAAGGGCTCTCCGTCGAGTGTGGCCAATGGCGTGGCTGCGTATCCGACGGTACGCGTCGATCCATCGGAGTGTTTGATCTCGGTCTCACCCTTGCTCAGCCGCGTGTTGCGGAGCTCGTGAGAGGCGATTTTCCATTCGAGATCGTTGAAGAACCCGATCTCGACGATCGACTTTCCGAGGATGTATCGCTCGTCGAGGCCGAAGATGTGACAGGCCGAATAGTTGACGAACGTGATCACCCCCTCCCGATCGAGGGTGAGCAGGCCCGAGGTGATCGAAGCGATCACGTTCTCGTTGAGCGCACGAAGTCGCGCGAGGTCGGCGCGTCTCGCATTGAGCTCGGCGGCAGCGCGCCTCAGCTGCTCGGACAGCCACGAGGTGAGAAGGGCGGCTGCGTAAAAGCCGCCGAAGACGGTCGCGAGGTTGACGTACATCCGGGCTGGAGACCATTGAACGGGGGTGAAGAGGCCGGCGCTTGGAAGCGGGAGAAAGCCGAGATACATCAGATCGACCAGCCCCCCATAGAAGATGACGCTGGCCGATGCGACGAGCAGCGCTCCCCGTCTGAAGAGCATCGTTGCAGCAGTGACGATCGAGATCAGATAGAGGAAGGAAAACGGAGAGTCGAGTCCGCCGGTGAAATAGACGATCATCGTCTCGAGAACCAGATCCCCGAGCATCTGCAGCAGGATGTGCAGTTCGCGGGAGCGGACGACTCGGGCGAGCAACACCCAGACGATCGTGAGGGCGTAGGTGAGCCCCGTCACGAAGTAGAGGTAGTTGATCGGAAGGATGATGTCGGTCGTCGACTGAATGATCAGAGCCGCCAGCAGTAGAGAGCTGATGGCGACGATCCGGATGACGAGAAGCATCCGGACGTCCTGGCGGTCGATGACCCCACCCACCTGCTCGCGACCCCTGTCGAGGGGCACCCGCGCTCCTTCCGTCAGCCGATCTGGCCGATCAGGGCGAACATCGGCATGTACATCGCGATGACGATGAAACCGATCGAGACTCCGAGAAATGCGATCAGAACGGGCTCGAGAAGTTTCATGAGACCGGCGACGGCCGTGTCGACCTCGTCCTCGTAGAAGTCCGCGATTTTCGAGAGCATCGAATCGAGAGCTCCCGTCTGTTCACCGACGGCGATCATCTGAACGACCATCGAGGGAAAGACGCCGGTGTCCGCGAGAGGTTCCGAAATCGTCTTCCCTTCCTCCACCTGTTTCTTGACGCTCATGATTGCGTCCTCGAGTACCGCGTTTCCGGAGGTCTTGGCCGTGATCTCGAGTCCGTCGAGAATGGGGACGCCGGAAGCGGTCAACGTTGCC is part of the Acidobacteriota bacterium genome and encodes:
- a CDS encoding ABC transporter permease; this translates as MTNYLIRRLLQILPITLGIVTLIFLLIHLIPGDPAIQIAGDGANPAQVAQVRERLGLNKPLLQQYLDFVGGLVKADLGRSFVTNEPVTEEIVDRYPATIELALGSMLIALLVAFPLGMLSGIKRNSIFDNVARVFALIGVSMPNFWLGPLLIMIFAVYLGWLPVSGRDGIENMILPSLTMGLSLSAILTRMIRISISEELGQLYVLTALAKGVSRTKAIFKHALRNALIPVVTIVGLQFGALLTGAIITEQIFAYPGLGRLLIQSITSRDYPMVQGVILVIALTYIVVNLITDLFYAFIDPRISYE
- a CDS encoding ABC transporter permease: MRMRRIREAFRNNFALKVGVAATLLVILMALLAPVVAPHHPSMQYDGAILEKPSGEYLLGTDELGRDVLSRILYGARVSLRVGFSVVLIASSIGILLGAMSGYFGGILDTIIMRISDILLAFPGILLAIALVAVLGPSLNNVVFALSIVGWVGYARLVRGQVLKVREMEFVTAAEALGARSPRVILWHVLPNVINPVIVMATLGLAGAILAEAALSFLGLGVQPPTPSWGSMLDSGRQYIGAANHLTIFPGVAIMIAVMGLNFLGDGMIDAFDPKYRKTVKE
- a CDS encoding glycosyltransferase family 4 protein, translating into MRALVSGALHRARQGAGRARAIFRELVRIARVVARILSQLATTAWRTVSSRWRRRPEPPFRIGVDVSPYYEPLTGVGWYLHEILTELSARPDVDIIAYGEAAVTDGSPGLQVELPTGIPLHQFDLRGMQLPWLAGRIAAASQRLLVYADGCDVLWGPNYFLPRRLERSGKPEVFTIHDLTWKRFPELLQKETLEALEKKMQRTIHDAAALITVSEATRHDVLENFDLAPSRAHTVLSGIRRFDSSPDTSRTQRPYILFVSTIEPRKNLDVLIDAYELLRSRGEYQGRLLVAGRVGWKSEETIRRLRTSRWSADITHLDYVTRPELARLYSGADVFVLPSRYEGFGLPILEAMSFDTPVICADVSSMPEVGGDAVLYFQPDDAAELARRIREIVDDPPLRAVLVERGRKRVAELTWTRAAEETLRVMKKAASR
- a CDS encoding glycosyltransferase family 4 protein — encoded protein: MSRDPRLIVDGRPLVGNRTGIGVHVAEVLARLGFDPAPVVAAHAPIENLSRLEGVELRVDRSLNGITWQQFRLPSVARRVGAGVLWGPHGTIPWTIRIPAVVTIHDLTSIMMPRLHSLRTIFSFNLFIGRSLSIATKIVAVSRHTAEMVERGFDVPRAKIEIVPNAASSFFSPGPADELPVGLDPGSYILFAGTVEPRKGVADLLDAWEALSRPRPRLVVAGGRGWKLDALEQRIESLGPEVVRTGRVTDAALRSLYRGALVTVYPSHYEGFGIPVLEAMQCGSPVITTTGGALPDVAGEAAILVEPGRPAELLSAIRRVLESQDLRHDLAARGQERSRHFSWDASAESYATIFREAARSRG
- a CDS encoding glycosyltransferase family 4 protein, yielding MARIAIDCRKIGDFGIGVWIRSLLTGLVEIDSPHQFLVLGPHHLKDDVPGDSRFVHVPLESPHYSFRELVVVGRTAEKHGAGLLHSPHYVVPMTRLPVVTTVHDLIHLRVPGLSIHARTYARVMLRRAVLSSERVLVPTEAVANEIVRRWPKARKPIVTGCGIDPLLERTEAGERIPGLQPRRYFLYVGNDKPHKNVQRLVEAFRPIHRRHPETLLVLVGGDFRRFDDPGIVHPGFVTPGTLRTLYEQALAVVQPSLFEGFGLPVLEAMWFGTPVAIASIPPLLEVAGDAGLTFDPESVRSIEDTLAQLVNSSDLRRHMAEASRSQAARYTRAGQASKVSEAWGEVLS
- the tnpA gene encoding IS200/IS605 family transposase, which encodes MKHSYSAIFHHIVFSTRQRQAALDSELELRLFPYLGGICRGLDARLLAVNGGCDHLHLLVLLPATLATAEFVGKLKGNSSRWLRGIRGSLWPGWQRGFAAFSVSRSCIANVERYIRQQKEHHKKKTFEEELIALLEAHGVKFDS
- the ruvB gene encoding Holliday junction branch migration DNA helicase RuvB, yielding MTDNESRILSSIPEPDDLTVELSLRPRQLSEYIGQKKVKENLQISVEAARRRGEPIDHVLLFGPPGLGKTTLAHIIANEMNAGIRATSGPVIERSGDLAAILTNLEPNDALFIDEIHRLQPQVEEILYSAMEDFKLDLVIGQGPAARTISVEIPPFTLIGATTRAGLLSAPLRSRFGIVHRLDFYDMDSLRIIVERSAEILGISITREAANEIAKRSRGTPRIANRLLRRVRDFAEVRHEGAIDLEGTREALQMLEVDDFGLDEIDRKILLTIIERFDGGPVGLSALASSISEDKGTIEDLYEPYLIQIGFLHRGPRGRVVSGDAVRHLGYPESRASRQSRLF
- a CDS encoding PAS domain S-box protein; translated protein: MPLDRGREQVGGVIDRQDVRMLLVIRIVAISSLLLAALIIQSTTDIILPINYLYFVTGLTYALTIVWVLLARVVRSRELHILLQMLGDLVLETMIVYFTGGLDSPFSFLYLISIVTAATMLFRRGALLVASASVIFYGGLVDLMYLGFLPLPSAGLFTPVQWSPARMYVNLATVFGGFYAAALLTSWLSEQLRRAAAELNARRADLARLRALNENVIASITSGLLTLDREGVITFVNYSACHIFGLDERYILGKSIVEIGFFNDLEWKIASHELRNTRLSKGETEIKHSDGSTRTVGYAATPLATLDGEPFGITIIFQDLTERKRLERQLQLRDRMAAVGELSAGIAHEIRNPLAAIAGSAQVLGKGSNLSESERRLLSIVLQESERLDRTIGDFLKFVRPMQPTFESFDIASGLEETLDLLKNSPELSESHRIELRIEGPLATVEADPNQIRQVFWNLARNAIQAMPSGGRLLVRGWREQTRYCVAFSDEGVGMSQEQRDRMFSPFHTSRASGTGLGMAISYRIVQEHGGSIVVEPAEASGTTVTIRLPCEQTSAQSADEVAPATATSDD